GGGTCGGACCCGGTGCCAGGAAGGTCATCAAGCTGTGTTTTCAAAAGCCCTCGTCCTTAGTAGTGAGGAAGAATCAATTGATTTAATCGAGGTTGGCTCACACGAGAGTATCGTTTCCTCCGGTTTGGTGTAGATCCCCTAACTTTCTCCGCGATATGATAACTAACTTCAAACGATTACTTACGTTGAATCGTTGCATCAGTCTAGTCACTGATTTCTTCGTTGTGGTTTGGGCAATATTTAGGTCTTGCGCGATCTCCTCATTGGTTTTTCCCATATGTAGAAGAGTTAGAACTTGGCGATCGCGGTATGGCAGTGCGTCGAGTTGAACGTCCTCGAAGTTATCTATATATTTTCGTAGCGCTGTAGCTGCTTCTGGAGAAATAGTAGTGCCATCACTAGCAGCGGCGCGAACAGCAGCAATAATTTGTTCTGATGAGGAACTTTTCAAGACGAACCCAAACGCACCATTATGGAGCATTTCTAACATTGTATGGTCATCGTTGAAGGTAGTCAGCGCAATGATTTTGCCTTGGAAATTATCCCTTTTTAGTTGTCGTGAGAGTTCTATTCCATCTAGGAAAGGCATTCGTATGTCACTTAACACCACATCCACAGATGTATACTTTAAGAGATTCAAAGCCTCTAATCCATTGGCGGCTGTAGCCACAACGTCGATGTCATCTTCTTTCTCAAAAAAGGAGAGCAAGGCAGTCTTATAGTTTCTGTCATCATCGACTATCAAAATTTTGATAGTAGTTTTGTGCTTTCTCATATTATTTCCGACAGTAAGGCAGACTGGGGATATTCTCACAAAGAATAAACTGACTTGCAAATGAAATGATGTCGCTTAATAGGTGCATTTTTTACTCCTAAGTGTTCTATTTTGGGATAGTGAGAATTGCATTCCAACGGGCTTGATTTATCTCGAACGTTGCTTTGCCACCAATTTCCTCCATTCTTTTCGTGATACTTTTTAATCCCATCCCTGATCTATTGAGGTCCTGACTATCAATCTCGCTTCTTAGATCATTGGCTATAGCAATGGAGAAAGCTACGTTAGATTCTTCTATTGAAATATCAAGATGAGAGTGTGGTGGTGCATGTTTAACAAAGTTGGTTGTCAGTTCTTTCATTGAAAGACTAAAGGCCAGTTCAACGGCATCGGTGAACTGAAAGTCGTGATCTATGTTCGGATACGTAGTTTTGTAACCAATTGATTGGGCTACCTTGACAGCATTGGAAACCGCAGAAATAACGCTGCAGTGCTCCCATGATCCAAGACTCGATTTCTTGGTGAACTGTGATTGAGTTCCCAAATGATGTAGAAGGTTGCGGAGATCGTAAATTGCGAATCTGCTGTGTTCTGTAATTAGATCAAGTTTTTCGTGGATCGCAGGTTGGGTAGAGTCTTTTCTAGCCAAGTCAGCATATGTGGCAATCGTGGTTATATTTCTTGCTAGATTGTCATGAAGATAATTGGCCATATCAGCATTTAATTCGAGAAGCTCCTGTGCTTGTCTTTCTTTTTCTCTGAGTAGCTTGTTGTGCGATAGGGAACGATTCCTCCCGATGACTGTAGCAGCGACGAGACAGAGTATCTCAAAGAGGATGCCAGGAAGGTCATCAAGCTGTGGTGAAAAATCTCGGCTCACGATGTAGCCAAAAATGAGCCATCCTATACCGATGGTTATGGCTACCCCATATCGTCGGATGGAACTGGCGTACTCAACACTGATATAGACAATTACCGCGCTCAGCAATGAGTGGTTTGATACGCCGGTCTGCCACATTAGCAAGGCCGCGATAATTGGGAAGATGACTCCTACCGGAGTGCTTCTGATAAAGAATAGGATTGAATAAAAAGTACATTGAAGAAGCAGATCACCAAGCTGAACAGGACTAAAAATTATCAGTGACACAGCAACGACAATTGCACCCGCTAAAAACTCTTTGGGATAGGTGATTTTCACTGTGTACGTCTCCGAGAATGTCTGATGAATGTTAACTTCCTAGCAAAGTTAGCAATTCGCTGGGAAGAGTGAAATCTCCTGCCCCTGACCTAGGGGGTACTTTAGTGCATTTCGCAGGTCAAGACCGCGAAATCACTATCGCGACAAGAGATTTTACTGGAGGAATCTAGTTGATTTGAGTGTGTCACTAATCCACCTGCGTTGATCTATCAGCTAGTTTCGTTATAACTGGTCTAGAGGGTAAGTGTGCTAATGAACGAACTTATCTTCGAATTGCATGAGCTTTTGAACCATCTGACTTAAAATGTTTGATGGCTGGTGTGACTCCTGCAAGAAGTCCTCGTAGAGATCGGATACTAGAACAGCTAATGACTGAGCTTCCTGGCTTTTCGAAGTGGTACCACTTAACGAGATAAGACTGTGTAGTAATGAATACACATCACGTTCGGCTGAGGCATCTTGCAAGACAGCTGGAAAAGCCAGTACTGCTTTTCCTTTCGAATTAATTCGAATTTGTGATTGGTTGGTGAGACCAATGATAATTCCTGATTCATGTGCTTGGGCCATCGCTTGAGCAAAATCTACAAATGCACGTGCTACAGCAAGGGGATGAGCGGATGTCGGAGAAATCTTCTTAAGGGCGGTTCCAGAAACCCAATCTGAAACAACCACCAGGCCTGAGCCATACGGCTCCACCGTAATTTTTGGTGGAAAAGATCCGCTGTTAAGTGTATTGATCGATAATGTTCTCGAACGAACCTGCGCAATAGCTTCTTGAGACGTTTCAGCAGACCTTGTTAATCCATCGATGAACACTAACGAGACGGTTTTGTCGTTGTCTTGCTGGCGGGCTCTCCAAAATGTTGTTCTCAAAGTACCTCCCTCCATGGAAAGAAGCCGAAAACGACCTTGAACGACCAAAGACCCTGGAATCATGGGTTCGTCCACAACACCAAGATGCATTGGCAGCAGAACAGGCGTCTCACTAAATTCCGAAGAAGTCTGAATCTGCGATGTAGAGATGATGAAGTCTCGTTTTTTCTTACGCAAACCAGGTATTCGATCTATGATGCTACGAGCTTCCTGGAGACCAGAACGAGCCATGATCAAGAGTGTGACAGGTATAAAAATAGCACCGGCAAGCGCGGTTTTGAGTAGTTGACCAATGCTTCCGAGACTAGTGATAATGGCTTCAGCAAACTCTTCCACACCGTATGTGATGCTCCAGGCAACC
Above is a genomic segment from Corynebacterium suranareeae containing:
- a CDS encoding response regulator transcription factor; this translates as MRKHKTTIKILIVDDDRNYKTALLSFFEKEDDIDVVATAANGLEALNLLKYTSVDVVLSDIRMPFLDGIELSRQLKRDNFQGKIIALTTFNDDHTMLEMLHNGAFGFVLKSSSSEQIIAAVRAAASDGTTISPEAATALRKYIDNFEDVQLDALPYRDRQVLTLLHMGKTNEEIAQDLNIAQTTTKKSVTRLMQRFNVSNRLKLVIISRRKLGDLHQTGGNDTLV
- a CDS encoding sensor histidine kinase, giving the protein MKITYPKEFLAGAIVVAVSLIIFSPVQLGDLLLQCTFYSILFFIRSTPVGVIFPIIAALLMWQTGVSNHSLLSAVIVYISVEYASSIRRYGVAITIGIGWLIFGYIVSRDFSPQLDDLPGILFEILCLVAATVIGRNRSLSHNKLLREKERQAQELLELNADMANYLHDNLARNITTIATYADLARKDSTQPAIHEKLDLITEHSRFAIYDLRNLLHHLGTQSQFTKKSSLGSWEHCSVISAVSNAVKVAQSIGYKTTYPNIDHDFQFTDAVELAFSLSMKELTTNFVKHAPPHSHLDISIEESNVAFSIAIANDLRSEIDSQDLNRSGMGLKSITKRMEEIGGKATFEINQARWNAILTIPK